The Humidesulfovibrio mexicanus DNA segment GCAACGTGGATTTGACCCTCTGTTCCGGCGGGCACGGGCAGGCGGTTTCCGTCCAGCACCGCCACATCCGTGTTGGCGATGGGCTCGCCTATGGGAACCGGGCCGGGACAGGGCTCGGTCACCTCGTGCCAGGTGGCGTCGCCCATGACTTCGGCGCAGCCGTATAGGTTGAACAGCCGAACCTCGGGTAGGTCGCGTCTGGTTCTTTGAGCCAGGCCAGGGCTCAGAGCCTCGCCGCTGCAGGTTAAAAAACGCAGGTCCGGCAGCCTGGCCCGCAGGCCTCCTTCGATCGAATGCATGGCCCCCAGCAGGGAGGGCACCACGATGAGCCTGGTGACCCTGCGCCGCTCCAGGATGGCGACGAGCTCCTGCGGGTCGCGGGCGTCGGCCGCGTCGACAAGCACAAGGGGAACGCCCGCCAGCAGCGCCCCGAAGGTTTCCCAAAGATAATCCACGAAGGCCGGGGAGGTTTTCTGGCAGGCCCGTTCGCCTTGCCCCCAGGGAAGCTCTTCCCACATCCAGTGCAGCCGGTTGCCCAGCGCGCGGAAGGAGATGTCGATGCCCTTCTGGAAGCCGGTGGAGCCGGAGGTGTGCAGCAGGCAGGCCCGCGCTTCCGCCTCAGGGGCCGTGGAGGCGGGCAGCGGCGCACCCGTCCGGCTTTCGGCCAGGACATCCTCCAGGAAAAGCGCGGTACGCCGTGGCCGGTCCCCGCAGGCCTCGATCACGGGAAGCCACAGGTCGCGGGTGGAAAGAACATGGTCCGGCCGGGCGCGGTGGAGCATCTCCGCAGCCTGCGCCGGGGGATAGGTCGGCGGCAGCGGGGTCCAGGCCGCGCCCAGCCGCCATACGCCAAGCATCGCGGCGATGAGCCCGGTCCCGGCGTCCAGGCGCAAGGCCACGAGCTGCCCCGGGCCGACCCCCTTGGCCGCCAGCCCCGAGGCGATGGCCAAGGCGGTATCCGCAAGCTCCCGGCGGGTGACGGGCGGCCCCTGCGCGGGGAGAAGCGCCGCAGCGGCGCCGTCCGCCGTGTCCAGGGCCTCCAGCATCCTCCAGGGAGCGAACTCCGGGTAGGCGGCCTGGCGGCCCAAGGCGACTCGGCCCTCTTGCGCGTGGGCGGCGAAGAAATCCAGCAGGCGGGCTTGTGGTCCTTGGGCCAGGAAAGCCATGGCGCGGCGCATGGACTCCAGCAGCTGCGCAACCGCGGACTCCGGGAACTCGCCCCTGTTGTGCAGCAGGGCCAGGCGCAGCCGATCGCCTGGATACCCAACCATTGTCAGGGGATAGCTGGTTTTCTCGAAGCCGGAGACCTCGTGGAAGGTGAAGCCCAGCCTGAGGGTGTCGCCGTCGGCTGCGGGCATGTTCTCGAACACGGCCAGGGTTTCCAGAAAGCCTTCGTCCGGCCGGGCGCATAAGGCCCGGATGTCGCCAAGGGGCAAGTGGTCGTGCTCCGAGGCCTCGGCCATGTGGTCCTGAATGGCGTTGAGCCATGCGCCGACGACGGCCGTGCCGGGGCAGTCCGCGCGCAGGGGCACGATGTTCAACAACAGGCCGAAGGTTTCCTCCACGTTTGGAACAGCGGCCGGGCGGGAGGCCACGGTCACGCCTGTCAGAATGTCATTTTGCCCGCTGTGCAGGGCCAGGGTCAGCAACCAGGCGCCCAGGAATACAGTGTTCAAGGTCACCCCCATGGCGCTGGCTGCCCGAACCATGGCCTGGGTTTCCTCTCCGGACAGCGACAGCGTGCGCTGGGCAAAGCTGTCGGCGGTATCGGTGAAACCTTCCCGGCGCAGATCGACCATGGGCAGGCAGGGCCTCACACCTCGCAGGCGTTGCGCCCACCAACGCAGGGATTCCTCCCTGGGCTTGGCGGCCACGTGCCGGACATAGGCCTTGAGCGAGGGAGCCGTGCCCAATCCTGCGTCTATACCTTCGGCGATGCGTCCGTAGGCGGCGGCAAATTCGCTCAGCGCGATGCCGATGGACCAGCCGTCGGAAATGATATGTTGCAGGGTCATGGTCATGCGGAACGTGTCCCGGTCCAGGCGGTGCAGCGCGATGCGCAGTAGCGGGGCTGTGGCCAGGTCGAAGCCCAATCGGCTGTCTTGGACAAGGAAGTATTCAACCCGTCGGGTCCGCTCATTTTTATTCATCCGTGCCAAGTCCTCGTACAGGAAGGGAAGCTTCACGGCGCGGCGCACCACCTGGTGTGGGCGTTCCAGGCCCTTCCAATGAAATGACGTGCGCAAGGCCGGGTGTCTGGTGGTCACGGCCTCCCAGGCCGCGCGGCAAATAGACGGATCCATGCGGCCCCTGCCGTGAAGGCTGTATTGCTGTATGTACTGTGAGCCGTTCGGCGAGCGCTCGGCGTGATACAGCATTCCCATTTGCAGCGGCGTGGGGGGGAAGATGTCTTCTATGACGTGTGTCGTACCGTTCATTTGTCTGCTCCAGTGGCGGCGAGTATTGCCTGCAAGTCATCATCCGAAACGCCGTCGAATCTATGGTCCTCGATTGTTTCCACGCGGTCGCCTACTGCGTTGGCCCCGTCGCGCCGCATGTGCCCGTTCTGCTCCATGCATCGGCACAATGCGGCGATGGTTTTGGCCGTGAACACATCCTTTGCGGTGAAGTGTAGGCCGCGGTTTGTCCCCATGCGGACCATGCGCAGCACGTGCATGGAGTTGCCGCCCAGCTCAATGAAGTTGTCCTCTACGCCGACGGGGCGCATCAATAGCAATTCTTCCCATATTTCTGCCAGGATGCGCTCGGATTCCGTGGTTGGAGGCGCGTAGCCGTCCCGGCTGGCCCTGGACTGCTTGGGCAAGGTGGCGGCTGGGGCCGTGGACGGCGCGTTTCGCCCCGCGACGGTCGCGTCCGCCAAGGGAGCGATCCAGTGCCGCTGCCGCGCGAAGGCGTAGCCCGGCAGTGGCACGGTTCTGCCCGGCCGGATGCCGGGGCAGCCATCCCAGGCCAGCTCGCCTCCGGCAGTCCACACCTCACCGAGAATTTCCAGGGCCGATTCTGGCTCGCGTTGCCCCCGGCCACCCAAGGCGGACACGGCCACGCACTCGTCTCCGAGCTCCTGCCGGGCGAAGGAGCACAGGGTTCTGCCCGGCCCAAGCTCCACCCCCAGGCAGCGCTGGGCAAAGAGTGTGCGCAGGCATTGGGCGAAGCGTATGGTCCCGCGCAACTGGCGCAGCCAGTATTCCGGCGTGGCCATGGACGCGTCGGCCCAGGTCCCGGTGAGGTTGCTCACCACGGGCAGTTGGGGGGGGCGCATGGGCACACGTTCCAACTCGTCCCGAAAGCTGGGGAGCGCTGCGTCCATGAATGAGGAGTGGAACGCGCCGGAGGTCTTGAGCAGGGTGCCCTGCTCCCCGGCGCGGGCCAGGAATTCGGCGCAGGCTTCAAGATATTGCCGCTGCCCGGAGAGCACGCAACTGGAGGAGGTGTTGGCTGCAGCCAGCTCCACCCTGGCACGCAGCGGTTTGGGCAGCATGTCCAATTGGCCTTCCCCGATGGACAGGGCCAGCATGGCCCCACCCGTGGCCCGACCCATGGCCGCGCCGCGCGCGACAACCAAGCGCGCCGCGTCTTCTTCGGAAAATATCCCGGCCAGGCAGGCCGCCGTGTATTCTCCAATGCTGTGGCCCAGCAGGTACGCGGGCCTGAGGCCGTTTTCCATGAGCAGCCGCGCCAGGGCGTACTCCAACGCGAAAAGCAGGGGCTGGGTTGTCTGCGTCTGCGCGATCCGCTGGGCCGCCGCCGCGTCGCCCTCCCAGCAGGCGCTCAGTACTGCCTGCAGGTCCGGACCGCCTTGGGCGCGCACCATCTCCGCCATGTTTCTGAACAGCTCGCGAAAGCGTTGGTCCGAGCGGTAAAGGCTGCCCGCCATGGCCGGATGTTGCGCGCCCTGGCCGGGAAAGAGGAACGCGGCGGGCCGCGCCTCTCCCGCTGGGACGAATCGGGCGGGATCCTGCCTCCGCGCCAGAGCGGCCTTCAGTTCCTCAAGGCTGGCCGCCACCATGGCCCTGCGGGCTGGGAGCACTGCCCGGCCGCGCAGCAGGGTGTGGGCAAGGTCCGGCATACAGGGAGGATCGCGGTCCAGGTGGGCGGCTAGGTCCGCCTGGGTGCGGAACAGGCCGTCGGCATCGCGCCCGGAGAGCAGAAACAGCAACGGACCGTCCGGGGAGTCGGCTGTGTCGTCGTGGAGTGGAGGCCCTTGGAGCACGATGTGGACATTGGTGCCGCCCAATCCGAAGGCGCTGACCCCTCCCAGCCGCGCTGGTCCGTGTTCGGGCAGGGCGGAACAATCCGCCCGCACGGTGAAGGGCGCGATGTCCTGGCCGAAGAGAGGATTGAGCTGCTTGAAATTGGCAGTGCCGGGAACTTGGCCGTGGCGCAGGCAGAGCACGGCTTTGATGAACCCGGCCAGCCCCGCCGTGGCATCCAGATGGCCGATGTTGCCTTTGACCGAGCCGAGCAGGATGGAGCGTCCTTCCGGAGAAGGGGCCTGTGCGGCTTCCAGGAACGCCGTCCCAAGGGCCGCAACTTCTATGGGGTCGCCCAGGGGCGTAGCGGTGCCGTGCCCTTCCACGAAGTCCACGTCCCAGGGGGACACCCCGGAGAGCCGGAGCGCCTCGGCGATGACAGTAGCCTGCGCGTTGACCCCTGGGGCGGTGAAGCCCACCTTGTCGCCGCCATCGTTGTTTGCCGCTGTGGCCCGGACTACGGCCAGAATATGGTCGCCCTGGGCCTGGGCGTCCTCCAGCCGCCTGAGCAGAACCGCCCCGACACCGGACCCGAAGATCGTGCCCTGGCCTTGGGCATCGTAGGGGCGGCAGCGTCCGTCGGGCGAACGCATTCCCCCTTCGAGATACAGGTAGCCGAGTTGCGGCCCCAGCAGGGTGGCCGAGGCCACAAGGGCACGGTCGCATTCGCCGCCCAGCAGCGCCTGGCAGGCCATGTGCAGGGCGGTCAGGGACGAGGAACACGCGCTCTGGATCGTCATGGCCGGACCGCGCAGGTTCAGCTTGTAGGCCAGGCGTGTGGCCGCGTAATCCTTGTCGTTGCCAAGCAGCGCCTCGGTCATGTCCAGTCGGCCCGCAGTCAGGTGGCCGTACAGGTTGATAAGGAGGTAGGAGCTGAGGCCGCAACTGGCGAACACGCCAGTGGCGGTCCCCCGTGAATCTCCCGGTGCGTGCCCAGCGTGCTCGAAGGCCTTCCAGGCGTATTCGAGCAACAGGCGTTGTTGCGGATCGGTTATGGCCGCTTCGTGGGGCGAGAGGCCGAAAAAGTCTGCATCGAAGTGGTCGTGCCCCTGGATGCCA contains these protein-coding regions:
- a CDS encoding non-ribosomal peptide synthetase family protein; this encodes MNGTTHVIEDIFPPTPLQMGMLYHAERSPNGSQYIQQYSLHGRGRMDPSICRAAWEAVTTRHPALRTSFHWKGLERPHQVVRRAVKLPFLYEDLARMNKNERTRRVEYFLVQDSRLGFDLATAPLLRIALHRLDRDTFRMTMTLQHIISDGWSIGIALSEFAAAYGRIAEGIDAGLGTAPSLKAYVRHVAAKPREESLRWWAQRLRGVRPCLPMVDLRREGFTDTADSFAQRTLSLSGEETQAMVRAASAMGVTLNTVFLGAWLLTLALHSGQNDILTGVTVASRPAAVPNVEETFGLLLNIVPLRADCPGTAVVGAWLNAIQDHMAEASEHDHLPLGDIRALCARPDEGFLETLAVFENMPAADGDTLRLGFTFHEVSGFEKTSYPLTMVGYPGDRLRLALLHNRGEFPESAVAQLLESMRRAMAFLAQGPQARLLDFFAAHAQEGRVALGRQAAYPEFAPWRMLEALDTADGAAAALLPAQGPPVTRRELADTALAIASGLAAKGVGPGQLVALRLDAGTGLIAAMLGVWRLGAAWTPLPPTYPPAQAAEMLHRARPDHVLSTRDLWLPVIEACGDRPRRTALFLEDVLAESRTGAPLPASTAPEAEARACLLHTSGSTGFQKGIDISFRALGNRLHWMWEELPWGQGERACQKTSPAFVDYLWETFGALLAGVPLVLVDAADARDPQELVAILERRRVTRLIVVPSLLGAMHSIEGGLRARLPDLRFLTCSGEALSPGLAQRTRRDLPEVRLFNLYGCAEVMGDATWHEVTEPCPGPVPIGEPIANTDVAVLDGNRLPVPAGTEGQIHVAGSCLASGYGHDREATAKAFIPGRLLPFFPPQRPLWFATGDRGWTDEAGRLFFAGREDSQCKIRGVRVEPEEIREALLEHPRVLEAVVLTPEHEGSRRIVVYVQPSATPAAGSADEELADIRRHVTERLPLSMRPHAIVAIRNWPMTPSGKINTRALPPAFGQKDGPAAAFANEAERQLAKIWEATLGRAVPHREADFFDLGGDSLSITRLAFALSKTHAHPVAIKDLYAHSALEDMARFLASGRREGHRLHDIPLARRDVALADGLTPTATGAPAMVLKAGALVLATGAPGFIGLWILAALLEVDGVTVRCLEPCATAKEGLQALRARLTKIGCWQEGFAAKLEVVPGFLDRPGLGLGDGLWERLARETDLLVHSGFNVNLAQSYAALRPANVLGTCEALRLACQGGIPVHYVGSTSIVDFVARTDESAPVKENDPFTSCEGIQTGYILSRWVADHMVRRAGERGLPVAVYRMTTVGGDARSHYCDTGEIYWRLLRVFAQTGFMPGSRRLVDMVPVDQAARAVVALASQPDCYGKAFHMNSRDKLPWETMHKNLVLAGYAVDMIPPEQWTERLRRLPPDAADDNLRILLSMINDDGYDANTSLALDCAQTTAALERAGCSIAPISDELFQRYLARMIQQGWLPEPGNRTQQGAA
- a CDS encoding type I polyketide synthase; the encoded protein is MKKTYHYTDECIAVIGMACRFPGAENLDAFWEGLLLGRQGMVTLSREELGRGPHAALLEDPQYVPMACGIQGHDHFDADFFGLSPHEAAITDPQQRLLLEYAWKAFEHAGHAPGDSRGTATGVFASCGLSSYLLINLYGHLTAGRLDMTEALLGNDKDYAATRLAYKLNLRGPAMTIQSACSSSLTALHMACQALLGGECDRALVASATLLGPQLGYLYLEGGMRSPDGRCRPYDAQGQGTIFGSGVGAVLLRRLEDAQAQGDHILAVVRATAANNDGGDKVGFTAPGVNAQATVIAEALRLSGVSPWDVDFVEGHGTATPLGDPIEVAALGTAFLEAAQAPSPEGRSILLGSVKGNIGHLDATAGLAGFIKAVLCLRHGQVPGTANFKQLNPLFGQDIAPFTVRADCSALPEHGPARLGGVSAFGLGGTNVHIVLQGPPLHDDTADSPDGPLLFLLSGRDADGLFRTQADLAAHLDRDPPCMPDLAHTLLRGRAVLPARRAMVAASLEELKAALARRQDPARFVPAGEARPAAFLFPGQGAQHPAMAGSLYRSDQRFRELFRNMAEMVRAQGGPDLQAVLSACWEGDAAAAQRIAQTQTTQPLLFALEYALARLLMENGLRPAYLLGHSIGEYTAACLAGIFSEEDAARLVVARGAAMGRATGGAMLALSIGEGQLDMLPKPLRARVELAAANTSSSCVLSGQRQYLEACAEFLARAGEQGTLLKTSGAFHSSFMDAALPSFRDELERVPMRPPQLPVVSNLTGTWADASMATPEYWLRQLRGTIRFAQCLRTLFAQRCLGVELGPGRTLCSFARQELGDECVAVSALGGRGQREPESALEILGEVWTAGGELAWDGCPGIRPGRTVPLPGYAFARQRHWIAPLADATVAGRNAPSTAPAATLPKQSRASRDGYAPPTTESERILAEIWEELLLMRPVGVEDNFIELGGNSMHVLRMVRMGTNRGLHFTAKDVFTAKTIAALCRCMEQNGHMRRDGANAVGDRVETIEDHRFDGVSDDDLQAILAATGADK